In Flavobacterium sp., a single window of DNA contains:
- a CDS encoding arylsulfatase: MNTKITKLLFSILLTGAFTSQETKAQTQSKPNIILILVDDMGYSDLGNYGSEIKTPNLDKLASEGLRLREFYNNSICAPTRASLLTGQYQHKAGVGFFDVNLGLPAYQGYLNKESLTLGEVFRSGGYSTLLSGKWHVGSEDQAQWPNQRGFDKFYGILKGASNYFDTKPLPFGKTPYPVKLIRNNEELHPKDDSYYFTDEIGNNAVTFLDEQNKENKPFFLYLAFTAPHWPLQAKPVDIAKYRGKFDEGWDVLREKRIQKLKASGILPADQSISPRDPEVPEWNKLSYDEKQFWKAKMEVYAAMVDNMDQNVGKVLDKLKALKKDKNTLIIFISDNGAQGGFNTYNPLGRGLVRNDGPVGTSGSFDYQEQNWAYLSNTPLQQYKNNMHEGGFSSPFIAWFPSKIKAGRIDKGTGHIIDLAPTFYELAGIEYPKEYNGVTTNALVGKSLLPVLFDNVSQVDRGVPLFWERAGNRAVRDGKWKLVSIYPSYEWELYDLEKDRGETTNVAQQNPGIVNKLSASYFEWADKTGVVEYSKFKLKPETMPGGAALKK; this comes from the coding sequence ATGAATACAAAAATTACAAAACTTCTGTTTTCCATTCTCTTAACCGGAGCTTTTACTTCTCAAGAGACGAAAGCTCAAACACAGTCAAAACCCAATATTATTTTGATTTTGGTCGATGATATGGGTTATTCAGATTTAGGAAATTATGGTTCAGAAATAAAAACACCAAATCTGGATAAGCTGGCCTCAGAAGGTTTACGCTTACGCGAATTTTACAACAACTCGATTTGTGCGCCAACAAGAGCTTCCCTCCTAACCGGACAATATCAGCACAAAGCCGGAGTTGGATTTTTTGATGTCAATTTAGGTTTACCGGCTTATCAGGGCTATTTAAACAAAGAATCTTTGACTTTGGGAGAAGTTTTCCGTTCCGGCGGTTACAGCACACTTTTATCCGGAAAATGGCATGTAGGTTCTGAAGATCAGGCACAATGGCCCAACCAAAGAGGTTTTGATAAGTTTTACGGAATTTTAAAAGGCGCTTCAAATTACTTTGATACCAAACCTTTGCCTTTTGGAAAAACACCTTATCCGGTAAAATTAATTCGTAATAACGAAGAACTGCATCCAAAAGATGATTCGTATTATTTTACAGATGAAATTGGGAATAATGCTGTGACTTTTCTTGACGAACAAAATAAGGAAAACAAGCCTTTCTTTTTATACTTAGCTTTTACTGCCCCTCACTGGCCGCTTCAGGCAAAACCTGTTGATATTGCCAAATACAGAGGGAAATTTGATGAAGGCTGGGATGTTTTAAGAGAAAAAAGAATCCAGAAACTAAAAGCCAGCGGAATTTTGCCTGCCGATCAAAGTATTTCACCAAGAGATCCTGAAGTTCCGGAATGGAATAAATTGTCTTACGACGAAAAACAATTCTGGAAAGCTAAAATGGAAGTATACGCCGCAATGGTCGATAATATGGATCAAAACGTTGGCAAAGTTCTGGACAAATTAAAAGCGCTTAAAAAAGATAAAAACACGCTGATTATTTTCATTTCAGATAATGGTGCTCAGGGCGGATTCAATACTTATAATCCGCTTGGAAGAGGTTTGGTTCGAAATGACGGACCTGTAGGAACTTCGGGTTCTTTTGATTATCAGGAACAAAACTGGGCTTATTTATCGAATACACCGCTTCAGCAATATAAAAACAATATGCACGAAGGCGGTTTCAGTTCACCGTTTATTGCGTGGTTTCCATCCAAAATAAAAGCGGGAAGAATCGATAAAGGAACCGGACATATTATTGACCTCGCTCCTACTTTCTACGAGTTGGCAGGAATTGAATACCCAAAAGAATATAATGGTGTGACGACAAACGCTTTGGTTGGAAAAAGTTTGTTGCCTGTTTTATTTGATAATGTTTCACAGGTCGATAGAGGCGTACCATTATTTTGGGAAAGAGCAGGAAACAGAGCCGTTCGAGACGGAAAATGGAAATTGGTTTCGATTTATCCTTCTTACGAATGGGAATTGTATGATCTTGAAAAAGACAGAGGCGAAACTACAAATGTCGCGCAGCAAAATCCGGGAATTGTCAACAAACTTTCGGCTTCTTATTTTGAATGGGCAGATAAAACCGGGGTTGTAGAATACAGTAAATTTAAACTAAAACCAGAAACAATGCCGGGCGGTGCAGCACTTAAAAAGTAA
- a CDS encoding family 2A encapsulin nanocompartment shell protein: protein MAELEKQQTALGDVAARQLAIATRTVPQIGTVTPRWLTHLLHWVPVESGVFRLNKVKNANHIEVDCSARDERVLPNTFVDYIDNPREYNLAAVQTIVDVHTRVSDLYSKPYNQISEQLRLAIETIKERQESELINNKDYGLLSNVAPSQIIKTRTGAPTPDDLDELLTKVWKEPGFFLLHPLAIAAFGRECTRRGVPPPTTSLFGSQFLTWRGIPLIPSDKLPIEKGKSKIILLRTGESRQGVIGLIQPGLQGEQSPGLSVRFMGINEKAIASYLVSLYCSLAILVDDAIAVLEDVEIGKYHEYKY, encoded by the coding sequence ATGGCAGAATTAGAAAAACAACAGACCGCATTAGGCGATGTTGCTGCAAGACAATTAGCAATTGCAACTCGTACCGTTCCTCAAATTGGAACCGTTACTCCACGCTGGTTAACGCATTTACTACATTGGGTTCCTGTAGAATCTGGCGTATTTCGTTTGAATAAAGTAAAAAACGCCAACCATATCGAAGTAGATTGTTCGGCTCGTGATGAAAGAGTTTTACCTAACACTTTCGTAGATTATATCGATAATCCAAGAGAATACAATCTGGCTGCTGTACAAACAATTGTAGATGTTCACACTCGTGTTTCTGATTTGTACAGCAAACCGTATAATCAGATTTCAGAGCAGCTTCGTCTGGCTATCGAAACAATCAAAGAACGTCAGGAAAGCGAATTAATCAATAACAAAGATTACGGATTATTGAGCAACGTTGCACCTTCTCAAATTATAAAAACAAGAACAGGCGCACCAACTCCGGATGATCTTGATGAATTGTTGACAAAAGTGTGGAAAGAACCGGGATTTTTCCTTTTGCATCCCTTAGCAATTGCAGCTTTCGGTCGCGAATGTACGCGTCGTGGTGTTCCGCCGCCAACAACTTCTTTATTTGGTTCTCAGTTTTTAACCTGGAGAGGAATTCCGCTTATTCCATCTGATAAATTACCAATCGAAAAAGGAAAATCAAAAATCATTCTTTTAAGAACCGGAGAAAGCCGTCAGGGTGTTATCGGATTAATTCAGCCGGGATTACAAGGCGAACAATCTCCTGGATTATCAGTTCGTTTTATGGGAATTAATGAAAAAGCCATTGCATCGTATTTAGTTTCACTTTATTGTTCTCTGGCTATTTTAGTAGATGATGCTATTGCTGTTTTAGAAGACGTAGAAATAGGAAAGTATCATGAGTACAAATATTAA
- a CDS encoding sulfatase-like hydrolase/transferase, with translation MANYKKITGIVLPIVIILSFIALFLFWPINTDGTLIKPDEKLAQGKAAFLSQKDTTSEKKPNIIILVADDLGKYDISLYGGKSTPTPQIDSLAASGVTFTDGYVSASICSPSRAGLLTGRYQERFGHEYQPGDRYPKNNLEYYAFKYVINTNNWRINNKINYPNEASIATQGLPKSEITFADLAKKQGYNTAIIGKWHLGHNKGFFPLDRGFDYHYGFYQAFSLYTPEDDNPDIINHHHKDFTDKTIWGNGRVGTGQIRRDTTIIKDKKYLTETFADEAEAFIDKNKNKPFLLYVPFNAPHTPFQVRKKYYDRFLNVKDENKRVYFAMISALDDAVGRIREKVKKEGLEENTLIFFISDNGGADYTFATTNAPLKGGKFSHFEGGINVPFALSWKGKIKPHTVYKTPVSSLDIFSTIAAVTYSGLPKDRVYDGVDLVDVVNNNKEAHKDLYWRSGDAKAIRSGNWKLIISGKTHEKWLYDLSKDKSEKTDLASRNPQKVKELQTALQTWEKGLIKPLWPNLTYYEFDFGKQKYFVDL, from the coding sequence ATGGCAAACTATAAAAAAATAACCGGGATCGTTCTCCCTATCGTTATAATCCTTTCGTTTATTGCGTTATTTCTTTTCTGGCCCATCAATACAGACGGAACATTAATAAAACCCGATGAAAAACTAGCTCAGGGAAAAGCAGCATTTCTGTCTCAAAAAGATACAACTTCAGAAAAAAAACCAAATATCATCATTCTCGTTGCCGATGATTTAGGCAAATATGATATTTCTCTTTATGGAGGAAAATCAACACCAACACCGCAAATTGATTCTCTGGCAGCATCTGGAGTTACTTTTACCGACGGATATGTTTCTGCATCCATTTGTTCGCCTTCACGCGCGGGATTATTAACTGGTCGTTATCAGGAACGTTTTGGACATGAATATCAACCCGGAGATCGTTATCCAAAAAATAACCTCGAATATTATGCTTTTAAGTATGTAATTAATACCAACAACTGGCGAATAAATAATAAAATAAATTACCCAAATGAAGCTTCAATAGCCACACAAGGTTTACCAAAATCTGAAATTACGTTTGCCGATTTAGCCAAAAAACAAGGTTACAATACGGCAATTATCGGAAAATGGCATTTGGGACACAACAAAGGATTTTTTCCTTTAGACCGAGGTTTTGATTACCATTATGGATTTTATCAGGCATTTTCACTTTACACGCCCGAAGATGATAATCCGGACATTATCAATCATCATCACAAAGATTTTACCGATAAAACAATTTGGGGCAACGGCCGTGTCGGAACTGGGCAAATTCGCCGTGACACAACTATTATTAAAGATAAAAAATATCTAACCGAAACATTTGCTGACGAAGCCGAAGCTTTTATCGACAAAAATAAAAACAAACCATTTTTACTTTACGTTCCATTTAATGCACCACACACGCCTTTCCAAGTTCGTAAAAAATATTACGATCGTTTCCTGAATGTAAAAGACGAAAACAAACGTGTTTATTTTGCGATGATCAGCGCACTTGACGATGCGGTTGGAAGAATTAGGGAAAAAGTTAAAAAAGAAGGTTTAGAAGAAAACACTTTAATCTTTTTTATAAGTGACAACGGCGGTGCCGATTATACTTTTGCAACAACGAACGCTCCTTTAAAAGGCGGAAAATTTTCTCATTTTGAAGGCGGAATAAATGTTCCTTTTGCACTTTCGTGGAAGGGAAAAATCAAGCCGCATACTGTTTACAAAACTCCGGTAAGTTCATTGGATATTTTCAGCACAATTGCTGCTGTTACGTATTCTGGTTTACCAAAAGACAGAGTTTATGATGGAGTTGATTTGGTCGACGTTGTCAATAACAATAAAGAAGCGCACAAAGATTTATACTGGCGTTCCGGCGATGCAAAAGCCATTCGAAGCGGAAACTGGAAATTAATCATCAGCGGAAAAACACATGAAAAATGGCTGTATGATTTATCTAAAGACAAATCTGAAAAGACAGATTTGGCTTCAAGAAATCCTCAAAAAGTAAAAGAATTACAAACTGCTTTACAAACTTGGGAAAAGGGATTAATTAAACCGCTTTGGCCAAATCTTACTTATTATGAATTCGACTTTGGCAAACAAAAATACTTTGTTGATTTGTAA
- a CDS encoding putative sulfate exporter family transporter — translation MSTQSKQFNIHEDWTVVILGFIIIGISLFIFLPEVPVFSWSNTADLFTNVFDFVNLKILLIQFLYLISIGTIGAFFIGRSVKYFLFTFPIVYLLTLIALILAGNSAIKSINLEAVIFSLIIGLAIGNFFKLPEWFRSALSTEVFVKIGLVLLGTGVIFSDILKAGSLGLIQALVVVISVWYFAFWLCRKLKVDDELTMMISSAVSICGVSAAIATSGAIKGDSKKLSYVISIVLVTAIPMMIFMPMIAKYFNFPEEVTVAWLGGSIDTSGAVVASGTLVGETALKISTIVKFSQNVLLGLAAFAISVYWTYSHNTSSEVIESKPTLKVIWERFPKFVIGFIAASLIFSFLISPETRDSAKDSLKNLQGIWFALAFTSIGLETNFKDLLSNNSRKPLYAFLIAQLFNVIVTLIIAFLLFGN, via the coding sequence ATGTCAACTCAATCCAAACAATTTAATATCCACGAAGACTGGACAGTCGTTATTCTGGGATTTATAATCATCGGAATTTCTCTTTTTATATTTCTTCCCGAAGTTCCCGTTTTCAGCTGGTCGAATACTGCAGATTTATTTACGAATGTATTTGATTTTGTAAATCTTAAAATACTTTTAATTCAGTTTTTATACCTCATTTCAATTGGCACAATCGGGGCATTTTTTATTGGAAGATCTGTAAAATATTTTCTTTTTACTTTTCCGATAGTTTATCTTTTAACCTTAATTGCATTGATTCTCGCCGGAAATTCAGCCATAAAATCCATCAATCTCGAAGCCGTTATTTTTAGTTTGATAATTGGTTTGGCGATTGGAAATTTCTTCAAACTTCCGGAATGGTTTCGATCCGCACTTTCTACAGAAGTTTTTGTAAAAATCGGATTGGTTTTATTAGGAACCGGAGTTATTTTTTCAGATATATTAAAGGCAGGTTCATTAGGCTTAATTCAGGCATTGGTTGTTGTGATATCCGTCTGGTATTTTGCCTTTTGGCTTTGCCGAAAACTAAAAGTCGACGACGAATTAACGATGATGATTTCAAGTGCCGTTTCTATTTGCGGTGTTTCTGCAGCAATTGCCACTTCAGGCGCTATAAAAGGCGATTCTAAGAAATTATCTTATGTTATTTCGATCGTTTTGGTAACCGCAATCCCAATGATGATTTTCATGCCGATGATTGCTAAATATTTCAATTTCCCAGAAGAGGTAACCGTAGCCTGGCTTGGCGGAAGTATCGATACATCCGGAGCGGTTGTAGCTTCTGGAACTTTGGTTGGAGAAACCGCTTTAAAAATCAGCACGATTGTAAAATTCTCCCAAAATGTTTTGTTGGGATTAGCCGCTTTTGCGATTTCGGTTTATTGGACGTATTCACATAACACTTCATCTGAAGTAATTGAATCAAAACCAACCTTAAAAGTAATCTGGGAACGTTTTCCAAAATTCGTAATCGGATTTATTGCCGCTTCTTTAATCTTTTCCTTTTTAATTTCTCCCGAAACCAGAGACAGTGCAAAAGACAGTTTGAAAAATCTGCAGGGAATTTGGTTTGCTTTGGCTTTTACAAGTATTGGTTTAGAAACTAATTTTAAAGATTTACTAAGTAATAATAGTCGTAAACCTTTGTATGCTTTTTTAATTGCACAATTATTCAATGTGATTGTTACTTTGATTATTGCGTTTTTGCTTTTTGGCAACTAA
- the cysK gene encoding cysteine synthase A: MKYQNILETIGNTPHIRLNKLFKTHEVWIKLEKANPGSSIKDRIALAMIEDAEKKGILNPDSIIIEPTSGNTGIGLSLVAAVKGYKVIIVMPESMSVERRKIIEAYGAEYVLTPREKGTSGAVEKANELAATIKNSFLPSQFTNRANVEVHERTTAQEILADFPDGIDYLITGVGTGGHITGVSKILKQHFPNLKTIAVEPALSPVLSGGIPAPHPLQGIGAGFIPEVFNREYIDEIVTIEKNDAFSFAKKLTKEEGIFGGISTGAVLAAVSKKLKNITEDAVILTFNYDTGERYLSVEELFDFFS; encoded by the coding sequence ATGAAATATCAAAACATTTTAGAAACCATTGGCAATACGCCGCACATTAGGCTGAACAAGCTTTTTAAAACCCATGAAGTATGGATTAAATTAGAAAAAGCAAATCCGGGATCGAGTATCAAAGACAGAATTGCACTGGCAATGATTGAAGATGCCGAGAAAAAAGGAATTTTAAATCCGGATTCTATCATTATTGAACCAACATCGGGAAATACCGGAATCGGGCTTTCGCTGGTGGCTGCCGTAAAAGGTTACAAAGTTATTATTGTAATGCCGGAATCGATGAGCGTTGAACGCCGAAAAATTATCGAAGCTTACGGCGCAGAATATGTTTTGACTCCGAGAGAAAAAGGAACTTCGGGAGCGGTTGAAAAAGCAAATGAACTGGCGGCCACAATTAAAAATTCTTTTCTGCCTTCGCAATTTACCAATCGTGCCAATGTTGAAGTTCATGAAAGAACAACGGCACAGGAAATCTTAGCCGATTTTCCGGACGGAATTGATTATTTAATTACCGGAGTTGGAACGGGCGGACATATTACCGGAGTTTCTAAAATTCTGAAACAGCATTTTCCAAATTTAAAAACGATTGCGGTAGAACCTGCGCTTTCGCCGGTTTTAAGCGGCGGAATTCCTGCTCCTCACCCGTTACAGGGAATTGGCGCCGGGTTTATTCCCGAAGTTTTTAACAGAGAATATATTGATGAAATTGTGACTATTGAAAAAAATGACGCTTTTTCATTTGCTAAAAAATTAACAAAAGAAGAAGGAATTTTTGGAGGAATTTCAACTGGAGCGGTATTGGCTGCGGTTTCAAAAAAACTGAAAAATATTACCGAAGATGCCGTAATTCTGACTTTCAATTATGATACTGGAGAACGCTATCTTTCTGTTGAAGAATTATTTGATTTTTTCTCATAA
- a CDS encoding family 2A encapsulin nanocompartment cargo protein cysteine desulfurase — MSTNINNNGLPSIDDLQNLANELFKALPNEFPKEISLSPDKSEHPRATKIAETILHAGNLDQFGQIPVVSPSSTSPSPPAFSGFGASPSVINYGSGASALYPNAGAGFNPQNRNSSSGVEENHDLNINNPHNGFYDANLKNGNTPQLNEESLFSGFSLNHQYLPFQTENSSFEIELQAALASVDTQFKKREDFPLNGNETTNSYYFLDQNPFAFDKRSTDIIVGNSFEHKEINLFKGHSFDAALVKKDFPILRETVNGKPLVWFDNAATTQKPQSVIDRIAYFYEHENSNIHRAAHELAARASDAYEAAREKVKVFLNASSVNEIVFVRGATEGINLVASTWGEQNLNSGDEIIVSNLEHHANIVPWKRLADKKGLKLRVIPVDDDGQILLDEYAKLLNSKTRLVAFTQVSNALGTVTPAKKIVEMAHAAGAKVLIDGAQSVSHMKVDVQHLNPDWLVFSGHKLFGPTGIGALYGKEDLLNEMQPYQSGGNMIQDVTFEEIKYHKAPNRFEAGTGNIADAIGLGAAIDYVTKLGIEAIGQYEHYLLEYATRLLKEIPGVRLIGTAKDKASVLSFNLQGYSNDQVGQALNKEGVAVRTGHHCAQPILRRMGVETTVRPSLAFYNTTEDVDTFIKTIWELKKVRF; from the coding sequence ATGAGTACAAATATTAACAACAACGGTTTACCAAGTATCGACGATTTGCAAAATCTGGCAAACGAGTTGTTTAAAGCTTTACCAAATGAATTTCCAAAAGAAATTTCATTAAGTCCGGATAAGTCAGAACATCCTCGTGCGACAAAAATTGCAGAAACGATATTGCATGCCGGAAATCTTGATCAGTTTGGTCAGATTCCAGTTGTAAGCCCGTCGAGTACTTCGCCTTCTCCGCCAGCATTTAGTGGATTTGGAGCTTCTCCATCAGTAATAAATTACGGAAGTGGAGCTTCAGCTTTGTACCCAAATGCCGGAGCAGGATTTAATCCGCAAAACAGGAATTCTTCTTCGGGAGTTGAGGAAAACCATGATTTAAATATCAACAATCCGCATAACGGGTTTTATGATGCAAATTTAAAAAATGGAAATACTCCTCAATTAAATGAAGAAAGTCTTTTTTCGGGATTTTCACTGAACCATCAATATCTGCCATTTCAAACCGAGAATTCTTCTTTTGAGATTGAATTACAGGCTGCTTTGGCATCGGTTGATACACAGTTTAAGAAACGTGAAGATTTTCCGTTAAACGGAAATGAAACAACAAATTCATACTATTTTTTAGATCAGAATCCTTTTGCTTTTGATAAAAGAAGTACCGATATAATTGTTGGAAATTCTTTCGAACATAAAGAAATTAATCTTTTTAAAGGTCATTCTTTTGACGCTGCTTTGGTAAAAAAGGATTTTCCGATTCTTAGAGAAACCGTAAACGGAAAACCTTTGGTTTGGTTTGATAATGCGGCAACAACGCAGAAACCACAATCGGTTATTGACAGAATTGCGTATTTCTACGAACATGAAAATTCAAATATTCACCGTGCGGCACATGAATTAGCTGCGCGTGCATCTGATGCGTATGAAGCGGCTCGTGAAAAAGTAAAAGTGTTTTTGAATGCTTCTTCTGTAAACGAAATTGTTTTTGTGAGAGGCGCAACAGAAGGAATAAATCTGGTGGCTTCAACCTGGGGCGAACAGAATTTAAATTCCGGAGATGAAATTATTGTGAGTAATCTGGAGCATCATGCGAACATTGTTCCGTGGAAACGTCTTGCTGACAAAAAAGGTTTGAAATTAAGAGTAATTCCAGTTGACGATGACGGACAAATTCTGCTTGATGAATATGCAAAACTATTGAATTCAAAAACACGTCTGGTCGCTTTTACACAAGTTTCGAATGCATTGGGAACGGTAACGCCGGCAAAAAAAATAGTTGAAATGGCACACGCAGCCGGAGCAAAAGTTTTAATCGACGGTGCACAATCGGTTTCGCACATGAAAGTTGATGTTCAGCATTTAAATCCGGATTGGCTGGTTTTTTCTGGACATAAATTATTTGGTCCAACTGGAATTGGAGCTTTATACGGAAAAGAAGATTTGCTAAACGAAATGCAGCCGTATCAATCTGGCGGAAATATGATTCAGGATGTAACTTTTGAGGAAATAAAATACCATAAAGCTCCGAATCGTTTTGAAGCCGGAACAGGAAATATCGCCGATGCCATTGGCCTTGGTGCAGCAATCGATTATGTTACCAAATTAGGAATTGAAGCAATTGGTCAATACGAGCATTATTTGTTAGAATATGCTACCAGACTTTTGAAAGAAATTCCGGGCGTTAGATTGATTGGAACTGCAAAAGATAAAGCCAGTGTATTGTCTTTCAATTTACAAGGCTATTCAAACGATCAGGTCGGACAGGCTTTGAATAAAGAAGGCGTTGCGGTAAGAACCGGACATCATTGTGCTCAGCCTATTTTGCGCAGAATGGGAGTCGAAACAACCGTTCGTCCTTCATTAGCATTTTACAATACAACTGAAGATGTCGACACTTTTATAAAAACCATTTGGGAACTTAAAAAAGTGAGATTCTAA